The following are from one region of the Rosistilla carotiformis genome:
- a CDS encoding HEAT repeat domain-containing protein, translated as MSNVGGSANINGILYQVLGTLDRAVNPSITYAKCTGDDITQAQLIIEPAGGGGDLEIVDESCRVVQQWKAKARGGTWALKKIIEDVLTDLYMAVRVDDLESNTKYQFVTEGKIGDWRDTMEFFKSLPLHPSEGIAASLTDITKRHKIGKYTYNDDELFNYIVAKVSKREPATSEPEGVVKSKLFHLLARFEIVESQNHELLAVRINAFLGHHVDYSEDVDAKRRQLCGLLLEIASQGMQSVSAESLLRRCSIPVHSFLNWHRLLARMKQRLVEQLSKEQYDKTYDPRDKLNLERTITAIRGESGQGKTWRLAGLATDVAASNCLVIWVPSAREPADVSAYVAKEIWNYGLERDAVLTLESVASRRAQSTPDIETPWALICVDDVRSNEDVKKLLQLDWARWGVRLAFNTSPIIGRQIAIENNQLCVSANDFDHSELREYLKRRGVSWGTIPNDVRQLIRRPIFAKIYADVVDEQSTFRPRNEYDLMEAAWRRLINNVEVGLIRKIAGTIKDDSNAYPWLAETLLDTGFSPEMIERLVNRGFLHDLGNGRIAIWHQRFLCWALAKHLVALFESGVLTLDGLIEATVKCHRVPDSRRIQLGYVPMDVLWLLLDPEVPNKERKFLWKLVSALEASNGFGHDDMSLYSHLLASLGTRVIPLLLDRVRSIEDAERSGIINRVAHALRIIGRDDGERMSVVARECVADGNEALKELGLQLAVFFPKLVDIDRVWEEYRRCIVDDKESRRHFIRRDRASTAFASVAARNLAWVEQQLQVGDASDPCFTSLVFTLSNMPGSAPKKIWEEAKDHLIAAIASENRRCLVSCIVCFGDVDEYGRLEEWASSEHEFVGAVSARGLAYRDPPRAIQLLPNISAKRLWGVAGAIGTALFVSHPLATCSAVESLVRNGDNPEHYFDLVANNGDRLTPTLVEELLDWLNNVLERHLSTDDDSTQPHPRYPLGLIEGLHGETVLAGLRSRQGSKLEGNLVTFATSRIKKISTYVDHEFGHAIELLKRIAGDGFTSLTNELIRAEHQQLRMEGCELAVMRPSAETRRLLADAAVSDELWEPDSSRLNLAQMRAIDSLSALGENAGVVNGILKWGLSVSPDIGALRADLPQMNDDELAPAIALLKSPDNKEFPHAILAIGLSGRQDLRREVENVLLACAYDSELANYCLIALQDLPSNCIRIFDRLVAQYQSGHHKFAVLKALSGCETAKENYLRLLPTEGQLDDMDQRVVEFLAADEATRPLVRSHVEQLLETGGRHMCNTVALLDPELEPDRKLLWETTLQSDNGMHFGGSRARALRSLGKISPDAAFEIGLETLTSDRRDRDTVPQVLLELDPERALANLLRVACESNDKFVCCSVARALRGSGEVSGLRRATDDFLNHDSWSVRRAAAFMAGYFPSGVADTELRRVAFNDPKWGVCAVAQSALRMRQREAEACKLVTTLSSLKLFQVWGTLDCVVRLVDPGVATAKGDPIGLVKAVGALPPIVGEYVSKALKKRTKQHEDDLNSLHGKWKDQD; from the coding sequence ATGTCGAACGTAGGCGGATCAGCGAACATCAACGGAATCCTATACCAAGTCCTTGGAACACTTGACAGGGCTGTGAATCCTTCAATCACATATGCGAAATGTACTGGCGACGATATTACCCAAGCTCAACTGATCATCGAGCCTGCTGGTGGCGGTGGCGATCTGGAAATAGTCGATGAGTCTTGCCGAGTCGTGCAACAGTGGAAAGCGAAGGCTCGTGGAGGAACTTGGGCTCTAAAGAAAATCATCGAAGACGTGCTGACTGATTTATATATGGCCGTTCGAGTGGACGATCTCGAATCAAACACCAAATACCAGTTTGTCACGGAAGGCAAGATCGGTGACTGGCGTGACACGATGGAATTCTTTAAGTCACTGCCGTTGCATCCCTCGGAAGGAATCGCTGCTAGCCTTACGGACATTACGAAACGTCACAAAATCGGGAAATACACGTACAACGACGATGAACTCTTCAACTACATAGTTGCCAAAGTTTCGAAACGCGAACCCGCAACGAGTGAGCCTGAAGGCGTCGTAAAAAGCAAGCTGTTTCATTTGCTGGCACGTTTTGAGATCGTAGAATCGCAGAACCATGAACTTTTGGCGGTTCGGATAAATGCATTCCTAGGTCATCACGTCGATTACTCTGAAGATGTGGATGCGAAACGTCGTCAGCTCTGTGGGCTCCTTCTCGAAATCGCATCCCAGGGCATGCAATCTGTTTCGGCCGAGTCACTCTTGCGGCGGTGTAGTATTCCAGTGCACTCGTTCCTAAACTGGCATCGACTGCTTGCGAGGATGAAGCAGCGACTAGTCGAGCAACTAAGCAAGGAACAGTATGACAAAACTTACGATCCTCGGGACAAGCTTAATTTGGAGCGAACGATAACAGCTATCCGAGGCGAGAGCGGGCAAGGGAAAACTTGGCGTCTAGCAGGGCTGGCGACCGATGTGGCCGCCTCTAACTGCCTCGTCATATGGGTCCCAAGCGCTCGCGAACCTGCGGATGTCTCCGCGTATGTTGCGAAGGAAATCTGGAACTATGGTCTCGAACGAGACGCTGTGCTAACACTCGAAAGTGTTGCAAGCCGACGCGCGCAGTCAACTCCTGACATTGAGACTCCTTGGGCACTCATTTGCGTTGACGATGTCAGATCGAATGAAGATGTAAAGAAGCTTCTTCAGCTTGATTGGGCCCGCTGGGGCGTCAGGCTAGCCTTCAACACAAGCCCGATCATTGGTCGGCAAATTGCAATCGAGAACAACCAACTGTGTGTTTCAGCCAACGACTTCGACCACAGTGAACTACGCGAATACCTTAAACGAAGAGGTGTGTCATGGGGCACAATTCCGAATGACGTGCGTCAACTCATTCGTCGGCCGATCTTTGCAAAGATTTATGCTGACGTCGTTGACGAACAGTCGACATTCAGGCCTCGTAATGAATATGACTTGATGGAGGCAGCCTGGCGTCGGCTAATCAACAACGTCGAAGTCGGGTTGATTCGCAAGATTGCAGGGACGATCAAAGATGATTCAAACGCATATCCCTGGCTAGCGGAAACGCTACTGGACACAGGCTTTAGCCCTGAAATGATTGAGAGACTCGTAAACCGTGGCTTTTTACACGATCTCGGTAATGGCCGCATCGCAATCTGGCATCAACGTTTCCTGTGTTGGGCATTAGCTAAACACCTTGTAGCGCTGTTTGAATCGGGCGTCCTAACGCTCGACGGCTTAATCGAGGCTACGGTGAAATGTCATAGAGTGCCTGATTCCCGACGCATACAACTGGGCTACGTTCCGATGGACGTGCTTTGGTTACTACTCGATCCAGAGGTTCCGAACAAGGAACGAAAGTTTCTCTGGAAACTGGTTTCTGCATTAGAAGCATCTAATGGCTTCGGACACGACGACATGTCGTTGTATTCGCATCTACTGGCAAGCCTTGGGACTCGCGTAATTCCACTTCTGTTGGATCGAGTTCGTTCGATTGAGGACGCAGAACGTAGTGGAATTATTAACAGGGTAGCACACGCGCTAAGGATAATCGGTCGTGACGACGGCGAACGCATGTCAGTCGTGGCGCGGGAATGTGTTGCGGATGGAAATGAAGCGTTGAAGGAACTCGGATTGCAGCTGGCCGTTTTTTTCCCAAAATTAGTGGATATTGATCGAGTCTGGGAGGAGTATCGGCGTTGCATCGTGGACGATAAGGAAAGTCGTAGGCATTTTATTCGTCGAGACAGGGCGTCAACGGCATTTGCTTCCGTTGCCGCGAGAAATCTAGCTTGGGTTGAACAGCAACTGCAAGTTGGTGATGCAAGCGACCCTTGCTTTACGTCGCTGGTCTTCACATTGTCGAACATGCCGGGTAGCGCTCCCAAAAAAATTTGGGAAGAGGCAAAGGACCATCTTATTGCCGCAATTGCGTCCGAGAATCGTCGGTGCTTGGTGTCCTGTATCGTCTGCTTTGGTGACGTTGACGAATATGGACGGCTCGAGGAGTGGGCTTCATCGGAACACGAATTTGTTGGAGCGGTATCCGCACGGGGACTTGCATATCGTGATCCGCCCCGAGCAATCCAGCTCTTACCAAATATTTCGGCGAAGCGACTCTGGGGCGTGGCCGGTGCAATTGGTACCGCATTGTTTGTGTCGCACCCGCTCGCGACGTGTTCTGCCGTTGAATCGCTGGTTCGGAATGGAGACAATCCAGAGCATTATTTTGACTTGGTTGCAAATAACGGCGACCGCCTCACTCCGACTCTGGTTGAGGAACTGCTTGATTGGCTAAACAATGTCTTGGAACGACATCTATCTACGGACGATGATTCCACACAGCCACACCCAAGGTATCCACTGGGTTTGATCGAAGGACTGCACGGCGAAACGGTCCTAGCCGGATTAAGGTCTAGGCAAGGCAGCAAGTTGGAAGGCAATCTAGTAACGTTCGCTACATCTCGGATCAAAAAGATTTCAACTTACGTTGATCACGAATTTGGGCACGCGATAGAATTATTGAAGCGTATTGCGGGCGATGGATTTACTTCACTAACAAACGAACTCATACGAGCGGAACATCAGCAACTGAGGATGGAAGGCTGCGAACTTGCGGTAATGCGTCCGAGCGCAGAAACGCGACGCCTGCTTGCAGATGCTGCGGTCAGCGATGAGTTATGGGAGCCCGATTCTTCTAGACTCAATTTGGCCCAGATGCGAGCGATCGATAGCCTTTCTGCCCTGGGGGAAAACGCGGGAGTCGTCAACGGAATTCTCAAGTGGGGATTAAGCGTTTCACCTGATATCGGTGCTCTACGTGCAGACCTGCCCCAAATGAATGATGATGAACTTGCGCCAGCAATCGCGTTGCTAAAATCCCCAGACAACAAAGAATTCCCGCACGCAATCCTAGCTATCGGACTGAGCGGCAGGCAAGACCTTCGTCGCGAGGTGGAAAATGTGCTGTTGGCGTGTGCTTACGATTCCGAGTTAGCGAATTATTGCCTGATCGCGCTTCAAGACCTGCCAAGTAACTGCATCCGAATTTTCGATCGTCTTGTGGCACAGTACCAGTCAGGTCACCACAAATTTGCTGTACTCAAGGCTTTGTCGGGATGCGAAACGGCCAAGGAAAACTACCTAAGGCTACTGCCGACGGAAGGACAACTAGACGACATGGACCAACGTGTCGTTGAGTTCCTAGCTGCTGACGAAGCAACGCGACCGCTAGTGCGATCACACGTTGAACAACTTTTGGAAACTGGTGGCCGTCACATGTGCAACACAGTCGCTCTTCTTGATCCGGAGCTAGAGCCCGATCGGAAATTATTGTGGGAAACGACGCTACAGAGTGATAATGGAATGCACTTTGGTGGATCGCGAGCGAGAGCCTTGCGATCACTTGGAAAAATTTCTCCAGATGCCGCATTTGAAATTGGTTTGGAAACACTAACGAGTGATCGACGTGATCGCGATACTGTTCCCCAGGTACTGCTGGAACTCGATCCAGAGAGAGCCTTGGCTAACCTTTTGCGTGTCGCATGCGAATCAAACGACAAGTTCGTATGCTGTTCGGTTGCACGTGCGTTAAGAGGTTCAGGAGAAGTTTCCGGCCTCAGGCGGGCAACTGATGATTTTCTGAATCATGATAGCTGGAGTGTTAGGCGTGCCGCAGCGTTCATGGCTGGGTATTTTCCTAGCGGTGTCGCTGACACTGAACTGCGTCGAGTCGCTTTCAATGACCCCAAGTGGGGAGTTTGTGCAGTAGCACAGTCTGCGTTGCGAATGCGTCAGCGTGAAGCCGAAGCGTGCAAACTCGTTACGACACTAAGCTCCTTGAAATTATTTCAAGTTTGGGGAACGCTTGATTGTGTTGTTCGCTTAGTTGATCCAGGTGTCGCTACCGCGAAGGGTGATCCCATCGGGTTGGTGAAAGCGGTAGGTGCGCTGCCGCCTATAGTGGGAGAATACGTTTCAAAAGCTTTGAAGAAGAGAACGAAGCAGCACGAAGACGATCTGAACTCGCTTCACGGAAAATGGAAAGATCAAGACTGA
- a CDS encoding DUF2946 domain-containing protein — protein MYSSVRPFLSSMLCCVIAFGHTPAWMHVATCDGDCKVVDAAIVQARSVCSHGCDHHVVAHESTDNSADSPSSAPAQDHDSDTCVICQSLANSCGPVSLDLQLLAPEYACEPAYELATPLPIDASIAIAQPRGPPAAA, from the coding sequence ATGTATTCGTCGGTCCGGCCTTTCTTATCGAGCATGCTCTGCTGCGTGATTGCCTTTGGGCACACACCGGCATGGATGCACGTGGCCACATGCGACGGCGATTGCAAGGTCGTGGACGCGGCGATTGTTCAAGCCCGTTCGGTTTGTTCGCACGGCTGCGATCATCACGTTGTCGCCCACGAATCGACGGACAACTCCGCCGACTCTCCTTCATCGGCACCGGCTCAAGATCACGATTCCGATACCTGCGTGATCTGCCAGTCGCTAGCCAACTCCTGTGGTCCTGTTTCGCTCGATCTGCAGCTGCTTGCACCTGAATATGCATGCGAGCCAGCCTACGAACTTGCGACCCCATTGCCGATCGACGCTTCGATCGCAATTGCCCAACCCCGTGGACCGCCTGCTGCGGCCTGA
- a CDS encoding DUF58 domain-containing protein: MSFDLVVSQEPSRLSRLLTTDFCPWANRYLYWLKEPVGWFALATAISVIVGIYLAPIGWTLAAALAAVIVVGMAWPAVAVRAVESSLKPSQSQVHEGDPCELQLAVRNRLPIPVWGLAVEGFLDRRCDSDAEAAVPTVALAFVRGLAISTYRFSIRPELRGRYPNEDALLTCSFPFGIWTAKRKLKNVSPVTVWPKVYPVAGSTAMTGRRAAESGDGNRSGRSGDFLGVREYRHGDSARQVNWVATARSGDLVVTERSGPQCPSVDVIVDVGRSAREPLADRIRVAASLLANLHQSAVPLRVHIGKNSVQVRRGWDGFVQIMDALAEVPAEGERDAPMHYPSRNRATIAIASSRDAEITVCVSDPAVNPRSADGHSHRMIHRDRGLAKQLLSFWTEVRDVNLVA, encoded by the coding sequence ATGTCGTTTGACCTTGTTGTGTCCCAAGAACCCAGTCGGCTGTCGCGATTGCTGACGACCGACTTCTGTCCTTGGGCGAATCGATATCTGTATTGGTTGAAGGAACCGGTGGGCTGGTTTGCGCTCGCCACCGCGATCAGCGTGATCGTTGGAATCTACCTCGCTCCCATCGGATGGACTCTCGCCGCGGCGCTCGCTGCAGTGATTGTTGTCGGGATGGCCTGGCCAGCGGTTGCCGTCCGCGCGGTCGAAAGCTCGCTGAAGCCGAGCCAATCGCAAGTCCATGAAGGGGATCCCTGCGAACTGCAACTGGCCGTACGGAACCGGTTGCCGATTCCTGTCTGGGGCTTAGCGGTCGAAGGCTTCTTGGATCGGCGATGCGACAGCGACGCCGAAGCGGCAGTTCCCACCGTCGCCCTCGCGTTTGTTCGCGGCCTGGCGATCTCGACCTATCGGTTTTCGATCCGCCCAGAACTGCGAGGCCGCTATCCCAACGAAGACGCCCTGCTGACATGTTCCTTTCCCTTCGGGATTTGGACCGCCAAGCGGAAGCTGAAAAACGTATCGCCCGTCACCGTCTGGCCCAAGGTCTATCCGGTTGCCGGAAGCACGGCGATGACGGGACGCCGCGCTGCCGAATCGGGGGACGGCAACCGCAGTGGTCGCAGCGGTGATTTCCTGGGTGTTCGCGAATACCGTCACGGCGATAGCGCACGACAGGTCAATTGGGTCGCGACGGCGCGGTCGGGAGATCTTGTTGTCACCGAACGCAGCGGTCCGCAGTGCCCAAGTGTCGACGTGATCGTCGACGTCGGGCGATCGGCACGCGAGCCATTGGCCGATCGGATTCGCGTCGCTGCCAGTCTACTTGCGAACCTGCACCAATCGGCCGTCCCGTTGCGCGTTCACATCGGCAAGAATTCGGTTCAGGTGCGGCGCGGCTGGGATGGGTTCGTGCAAATTATGGACGCGTTGGCGGAGGTCCCCGCCGAAGGAGAGCGCGACGCTCCCATGCATTATCCATCGCGGAACCGAGCGACGATTGCGATCGCTTCGAGTCGCGATGCGGAGATTACCGTTTGTGTTTCCGATCCGGCGGTCAATCCCCGTTCCGCCGACGGTCACTCGCACCGCATGATTCATCGCGATCGCGGCTTGGCGAAGCAGTTGCTTTCGTTCTGGACGGAGGTGCGCGATGTCAACTTGGTCGCGTAG
- a CDS encoding transglutaminase-like domain-containing protein, translated as MSTWSRRRTETIALAVLAISSVVPLRCYVESAAWFPAEMAALAIAFLVAEGVRAFGGNGIRARRSIDTATVALGVLPVVFAIVGRMIGSPIAFEMSALTTFGAVSLAMAIAARTNQTRSLSLILSGFLVLFSASISDSDYAVALPLLWMLACVWHLIANHWERLDLAMPDSVQRTWSLRPKIMIVTLLVLAVGAYLVKDSSAGLQRLTLGLMPTSGGSEWSDPAARGGVGTGDAAIAAKDHAESFGAVDSDIMLESTESSLFDMFNDMIGEPKKKNKKQERAQAMGPDNFIQSHERNAKSEQGGGTFSTDRLPPKKHHHFKDAKDASVVQWDGPTGIRLAMHRYDTFDGRDWSQTADLKNEKLTPVVIDEATWFFDPVLRGVLSRDPDAASVGLLKVIRLDSLRLPVPMLTAGIHIKEIDRQDFLGLSEDGCFFMPGRERVPPLTVVHVASLGLVEDEIRDGLEVREPPAAVVPEIDRLVKNIVGDETDTYEKLQLIVSHLRSEFTYARDGESSATSLSNFLQSRRGGDHLFATTAALLARQIGMQTRLVTGFYVRPDAFDISAGHSSVLPQDVHVWAEVQLEDGRWFEIEPTPGFQQPHYRPSWRLVAQRFAATYWTTFVGGALALVIGYLSRSYWGDCLLTVIWTFGRWLRPRHRTRLAIGIIEARARLAGKRRPVGRSQRAWLEQLTRTDATIAHATEKFFDAADRLFFGHGNEPTDHDATGLVDLLHVRTITALSKEATS; from the coding sequence ATGTCAACTTGGTCGCGTAGACGCACCGAGACGATCGCTTTGGCGGTGTTAGCAATCAGTTCGGTCGTTCCTCTGCGCTGCTACGTGGAATCGGCGGCGTGGTTCCCAGCGGAGATGGCAGCGCTAGCGATCGCCTTTCTGGTCGCTGAAGGCGTGCGCGCTTTCGGTGGCAACGGGATAAGAGCGCGACGATCGATCGATACCGCCACCGTCGCGTTGGGCGTCCTACCGGTGGTCTTCGCAATCGTCGGCCGCATGATCGGTTCGCCGATCGCGTTTGAGATGTCCGCCTTAACAACATTTGGCGCGGTTTCGCTCGCAATGGCGATTGCGGCCCGCACGAATCAAACGCGTTCGCTGTCGCTGATCCTCAGTGGATTCCTGGTCTTGTTCAGCGCATCGATCTCGGATTCCGATTATGCCGTCGCCTTGCCGTTGCTGTGGATGCTCGCCTGTGTTTGGCACTTGATCGCCAACCATTGGGAACGACTCGACCTGGCGATGCCCGATTCGGTTCAGCGGACCTGGTCGCTGCGTCCAAAGATCATGATCGTCACGTTGTTGGTGTTGGCTGTCGGAGCGTATCTGGTCAAGGACAGTAGCGCGGGACTGCAGCGGCTGACGCTCGGTCTGATGCCGACAAGTGGCGGCAGCGAATGGTCCGACCCCGCAGCACGTGGCGGCGTGGGAACAGGCGATGCGGCGATCGCTGCCAAAGATCATGCCGAATCGTTTGGTGCCGTCGACAGCGACATCATGCTCGAATCGACCGAATCGTCGCTGTTCGACATGTTCAACGACATGATCGGCGAGCCAAAGAAGAAAAACAAAAAGCAGGAACGGGCCCAGGCGATGGGGCCCGACAACTTCATCCAGTCGCATGAACGCAATGCTAAGAGCGAGCAGGGTGGCGGGACCTTCTCGACTGATCGGCTGCCCCCAAAAAAGCATCATCATTTCAAAGATGCCAAAGACGCCAGCGTGGTCCAATGGGACGGTCCCACTGGCATCCGATTGGCGATGCATCGCTATGACACCTTCGACGGCCGCGATTGGTCTCAGACGGCCGATTTGAAAAACGAAAAGTTGACGCCTGTCGTAATCGACGAGGCGACCTGGTTCTTCGATCCGGTGTTGCGAGGCGTGCTGTCGCGCGATCCCGACGCCGCTTCGGTTGGCTTGCTGAAGGTGATTCGTCTCGATTCGCTGCGTCTCCCCGTTCCCATGCTGACTGCCGGAATCCACATCAAGGAGATCGATCGACAGGACTTCTTGGGACTCTCCGAGGATGGCTGTTTCTTCATGCCTGGCCGCGAGCGCGTTCCGCCACTGACGGTTGTCCACGTGGCGAGCCTCGGATTGGTGGAGGATGAAATCCGAGACGGCCTTGAAGTGCGAGAACCGCCAGCCGCCGTGGTCCCCGAGATCGATCGGCTGGTTAAAAATATTGTCGGCGACGAAACCGACACGTACGAAAAGTTGCAGTTGATCGTATCGCACCTTCGCAGCGAATTCACCTACGCCCGCGATGGGGAATCGAGCGCAACATCGTTGTCGAATTTCCTCCAGTCGCGTCGCGGCGGCGATCACCTTTTTGCCACCACTGCGGCACTGCTGGCGCGACAGATCGGTATGCAGACTCGCCTGGTCACCGGTTTCTACGTGCGTCCCGATGCGTTTGACATCTCTGCGGGTCATTCCTCCGTTCTGCCGCAAGATGTCCATGTTTGGGCGGAAGTGCAATTGGAGGACGGTCGGTGGTTTGAGATCGAACCGACCCCCGGTTTCCAACAACCTCACTATCGCCCTTCGTGGCGGCTAGTTGCCCAACGGTTTGCCGCGACCTATTGGACCACCTTCGTCGGCGGGGCGTTGGCGCTGGTGATCGGGTACCTTTCGCGATCCTATTGGGGCGACTGCCTGTTGACCGTGATCTGGACGTTTGGTCGTTGGCTTCGTCCGCGCCATCGAACTCGTTTGGCGATTGGAATCATCGAAGCGCGGGCCCGGTTGGCCGGTAAGCGTCGACCGGTTGGAAGGTCTCAGCGAGCCTGGCTGGAGCAACTGACACGCACCGACGCAACGATCGCCCACGCGACAGAAAAGTTTTTTGATGCCGCCGACCGCTTGTTCTTCGGTCACGGCAACGAACCGACGGACCACGATGCGACCGGGTTGGTCGATCTTCTTCACGTCCGCACTATCACCGCATTATCCAAGGAGGCGACGTCATGA
- a CDS encoding AAA family ATPase, with product MNASADTIPSTQPSDPDSPPDVAPLRDYLRSVLLGKEDRIDLVIACLLSRGHLLLDDLPGTGKTTLAKAIADGIHGRLSRVQCTPDLMPADITGFSMFNQKSREFEFHPGPVFADVMLADELNRTTPRTQSALLEAMAERQVTIDGNPHPLSPTFIVIATQNPIDSHGAYPLPEAQLDRFAIKLRIGYPDREAQRQILQREVRDSNGANNGEDRKASSPLSLNDLQRLQQKAQSVAVHPRVADYLIDLVEASRADESVELGVSPRGMMCWQAIAQAWAMLKGRDFVTPTDVADVAQPVLSVRLLTRGETVDNAIDRIMNSVPAPEYK from the coding sequence ATGAACGCGTCCGCCGATACGATTCCGTCCACGCAACCGTCCGATCCCGATTCGCCCCCCGACGTTGCGCCGCTACGCGATTACCTTCGCAGCGTTCTCTTAGGCAAAGAAGACCGGATCGATCTAGTCATTGCATGCCTGCTGTCGCGCGGGCACCTGCTGTTGGATGATCTTCCAGGAACGGGCAAAACCACGCTTGCCAAAGCGATCGCTGATGGGATTCACGGCCGTTTATCCCGTGTGCAATGCACACCCGACTTGATGCCCGCCGATATCACCGGCTTCAGTATGTTCAACCAGAAGTCGCGCGAGTTCGAATTCCATCCCGGCCCGGTGTTCGCCGACGTGATGTTGGCCGATGAGTTGAATCGGACGACTCCGCGTACGCAGAGTGCGCTGCTGGAAGCGATGGCGGAGCGGCAAGTCACGATCGACGGGAATCCGCATCCGCTGTCCCCCACCTTTATTGTGATCGCCACTCAGAATCCGATCGATTCCCACGGTGCCTATCCATTGCCCGAAGCTCAGCTGGATCGGTTTGCGATCAAGCTGCGGATCGGATACCCCGACCGCGAGGCCCAGCGACAGATCCTGCAACGCGAGGTCCGCGATTCCAATGGAGCGAACAACGGCGAGGATCGCAAAGCAAGCTCGCCGCTTTCGCTGAACGATCTGCAACGGTTGCAGCAGAAGGCCCAATCGGTCGCCGTACATCCCCGCGTCGCCGACTACCTGATCGACCTGGTCGAAGCGAGTCGCGCGGACGAATCGGTCGAATTGGGCGTTAGCCCGCGTGGCATGATGTGCTGGCAAGCGATCGCTCAAGCGTGGGCGATGTTAAAAGGACGCGACTTTGTCACCCCGACCGATGTCGCCGATGTCGCTCAGCCCGTTCTTTCGGTCCGTTTGCTCACCCGCGGCGAAACCGTCGACAACGCGATCGATCGGATCATGAATTCCGTCCCCGCTCCGGAGTATAAGTGA
- a CDS encoding permease encodes MNSPSAMFVGGLVRIAQGFIAVAPTLLVGLLIAGILRYYLGRDGTRRLFGGDSLRSLPQSWLIGMLLPVCSIGVLPILIQMRRSGVKPGALSAFALSAPLFNPLSLLYGLTLSRPLVIILFAVGSLIIVTALGLLWDALDRRKHAEEATPASDSGDLSLIGPRRLAAMVVQMSHDATGIPMALTLLALLGLGLLAVVLPYGAMQHSVERDDPFAPLTMLFVAVPVYATPMLAMSQLGMMFQHANSPGAAFTLLILGTGMNLATPYWFGKHYGWKAAATWMTGLLLIVLCISYGINKPLVPPGVEPAGHTHAFDIYANPIAPNQANLWAKAKEAVDKHLDIAGSIAVGFVALLAMVGLILRGLGIDEARLVTTAPEPTEAAPPRGFDILVPRGVIGATMLAGLVALSVVACYAYYPSPEECLEEIALARSECLSAANSGDKDHALFWLPVWEEWSRRLEVGAFLRRGELRRYQSMQGYLIRKKLELLEHELEHDPYEPEEVKAVVRGIFATNSRWVQSFRDPS; translated from the coding sequence ATGAATTCTCCCTCAGCAATGTTTGTCGGCGGACTGGTTCGTATCGCGCAAGGCTTCATCGCGGTCGCACCGACCTTATTGGTTGGGTTGTTGATCGCGGGGATCCTTCGCTACTACCTAGGCCGCGATGGCACGCGGCGGCTGTTTGGCGGCGATTCGCTGCGCTCGCTTCCCCAATCGTGGTTGATCGGCATGTTGCTGCCGGTCTGTTCGATCGGCGTGTTGCCGATCCTGATCCAGATGCGTCGATCGGGAGTCAAACCGGGAGCGTTGTCCGCATTCGCTTTGTCCGCTCCGCTCTTTAATCCGTTGTCGTTGTTATACGGTCTGACGCTCAGTCGCCCGCTGGTGATTATCCTGTTTGCCGTCGGATCGTTGATCATCGTAACCGCGTTGGGGTTGTTGTGGGATGCCTTGGATCGACGCAAACATGCGGAGGAGGCAACGCCGGCCTCCGACAGCGGCGACCTCAGTTTGATTGGCCCGCGCCGTCTGGCGGCGATGGTCGTTCAGATGTCGCACGATGCCACCGGAATACCGATGGCATTGACGCTGTTGGCACTCTTGGGCCTTGGCCTGTTGGCCGTGGTGTTGCCCTACGGTGCGATGCAACACAGTGTCGAACGCGATGATCCCTTCGCACCGTTGACGATGTTGTTTGTCGCCGTTCCTGTTTACGCGACACCGATGCTGGCGATGAGCCAATTGGGGATGATGTTCCAACACGCCAACAGTCCCGGCGCCGCCTTTACGTTGCTGATACTCGGAACCGGGATGAATCTGGCCACACCGTATTGGTTTGGCAAACATTACGGATGGAAGGCGGCCGCCACGTGGATGACCGGCTTGCTATTGATCGTTCTATGTATCTCTTACGGAATCAACAAACCGCTCGTGCCGCCGGGAGTCGAACCGGCGGGGCATACCCATGCGTTTGATATTTACGCCAATCCCATTGCTCCCAATCAGGCCAACCTTTGGGCGAAGGCGAAGGAAGCGGTCGACAAACACTTGGATATCGCTGGCAGCATCGCCGTTGGCTTTGTCGCCCTGCTGGCGATGGTCGGATTGATATTGCGGGGATTGGGGATCGATGAGGCACGTTTGGTGACGACCGCGCCCGAACCAACCGAAGCAGCTCCGCCGCGAGGATTCGACATCCTGGTGCCGCGAGGCGTCATCGGAGCGACGATGCTTGCCGGTTTGGTCGCTCTGAGCGTCGTCGCCTGTTACGCCTATTATCCCTCGCCCGAAGAATGTTTGGAGGAAATCGCGTTGGCTCGCAGCGAGTGTTTGTCGGCAGCCAACAGCGGCGACAAAGATCATGCGTTGTTCTGGTTGCCGGTTTGGGAAGAATGGAGCCGGCGGCTCGAGGTGGGAGCGTTCCTGCGTCGCGGTGAACTTCGGCGATACCAGAGTATGCAGGGATACCTGATCCGCAAGAAGTTGGAGCTGCTGGAACACGAATTGGAGCATGATCCCTACGAGCCGGAAGAGGTGAAGGCGGTGGTGCGGGGAATTTTTGCGACCAATTCGCGTTGGGTGCAAAGCTTTCGCGATCCATCGTAG